The Panacibacter microcysteis DNA window GTAGTCTGCATGAAAGTTTGTTTGCAGCACACGCCAGTCTCCGCGGTAAAGCCCTGCAATGGTTTTATTGAGGTATGCATAGTTTGTTTCAATGTGCCCGATATCATTCAGGTAGGCAGGATTGTCATTGGCATACGGTCTTTCTATGGGCGTATTTCTTAATACGGCATAACGCGCCAGCCAGTAGTCGTCCAGGCCAGGTACACCGGGGTTTTCACGGCTTTCTATCCTGCCGTTAATGTCCACACCCACTTTAAGGCCACTGGTTAATTTAGCAGTAATGTTAGACTGTATGTTTGTCCTGTTAAACTTGTACTCAGAACCCATTACAGAATTCTGAAAAAAGTTGGTGGCCGATACATAATAATTTACTTTATCTGAACCACCGTTGATGTTTACGTTTACCGAATTCTGCGGGGCATTGTTATTACTCGTAATAAATTTTCTCCAGTCGAAGCTGCGGTACTGCGGGCCTGCGCTTTCGCCCTGTTTGTATTTTTCCAGTTCTTCCTGTGTAATGTTCGTGTTGCCAAAGCTGTTTATTTCAGCCTCGGCACGGTAGTACATATAATCGTAAGAGTTATTAACGACTTCAGGAAAACGAAACCATTGCTGCCAGCCTGCATACGCATCTACATTAATAGCGTTTTTGCCGGTTGCACCGCGTTTGGTAGTTACCACCACCACACCGTTTGCGGCGCGCACACCATAAATGGCAGCAGAACCATCTTTCAATACAGTAATGCTTTCAATGTCGTTTGGCGCCAGGTTGTTGAACTGGCCTGCATCCTGCTGTATACCATCAATTACATACAAAGGGTTGCCCATGTTGCGTATCTGTATGCCTGCAGATGCACCGGGCCTGCCATCGGCCATCCTGAATGTAACACCGGGCAGTTTGCCAGCCAGCGTGGTACTTACAGTGGCGCCGCCATGCACACGGTCTATGTCTTTACTGGTAACGGTTGCAATAGAACCTGTAACAGACCCTTTGCGCTGCGTACCATACCCAATTACCACTACTTCGCCGAGGTCTGATGCTGAACCCTCGAGCGTTACCGTAATATTTTTCTGCCCGGTTATACCTACGCGCTGCTCCTTCATACCCACATAAGTAAAGACGAGGAACTTGTCAGCCGCCGTTACCGTTATGGTAAAGGCGCCTTTTGCATCTGAAAGTGTATTGGCTTTGCTTTGATCAGTAGCTATACTTACACCTTCTACAGGTGCTTTGTCTGAGCCAAGCACAACGCCCGAAATAACGGAATTATCCTGTGCTGTAACAGCAGATGAAATAAGTAAGAGTAAACTCAGCAGTGTGCTGAAAAGTGAAAAGCTGCTCCTGCCGGGCAGCCATGTGGCTTTCGTTTTTTTCATTGTAAACAAGCAATAATTCATAACAGTTTATTTTGGAATTTCTAAATTTTTATATTTGTGCAATCGTTTACACAAAAAGCCAAAAAAATCAGCTCGAGTTGTTGCTTGTTTGTTTAGATGCAGTCATAATGATTTTTTGATTTGAGTGTTATGGTGTCTGGTAGTGTACATAAGCAAATAGCTTAGCGGTGTACACATCATAATGGCAAGTACAGTCCGGCATAAGCAATCATCCGGTTGGAATGATAACGTGAAGAAAAATCAATTATCAAAGATGATCGTTTTATTTTGTCTCATTATTTTATCAAAATGTCTCAAAGTTTTTTTGACTGCGTGTTAGCTATAAAGAAAGAAAAACATGATGAGCCGTGCTGCAGTGCAGGTAGCATCACCTGTTGCGTCGCACACTTGTGCGGCAGTAACATTGCGCAGCATGCTGCGGTTACAGTCAGCCTGCAAAACGCAAACGTACACAGCAACGCGGCAGATTAAGCTGAATATAGATATACAGTACAAGAGTGCGACGCAAGGAACGATGCGCAGCGCTCAAATGCCCGGCCCATAAATAAAAAACGATTGCCATAGCTTGAACTACAAGACCCCGATAGTATTGCTCATACTGCTGCAACTTGGTGTAACTGCACTAAGCCAGACTTATTATTTCAGGCATTACCAGGTAGAAGACGGGCTTGCCAACAGCACCGTGCATTGTTGTATACAGGACAAAAAAGGTTTTATATGGATGGGTACCAAAGGTGGCCTCAACCGCTTTGATGGTTATACATTCAAAGTATTCAGGCACGATGAAGATGACACGACCAGTATTGGCAGTAATTTCCTGCGCAGCCTTTACGAAGATGAAGAAGGTGTAATCTATGCCGGCACCATTAATGGTTTGTACAGGTACAACGACATCGCCGAAAACTTTACAACAATAAGAACAGGTGGTGAAGTAAGAGACATTAAAAGAGATGGCCTTAACAACCTGTGGTTTATTATTGGCGGCCGGCTGGTAAAGTACAACCTTGCAACAGGTAAGACGTTTGATTTTATGCAGGGCGATTATTTTGATGCCACTTCTGTTTGTATTACCGCAGGCAAAGAGGTGTGGGTATCTACGTCAAACGGCACTATTGAGCATTACAATCCTGCAAAAAACAACTTTACATCTGTTAAAGTATTTCCAGACGGCGCCGCAAACAGGTGGATTGAAAAAATCTATTACAGCGCTGCCAATAAAATTTTTATTGGCACATCTACCCACGGGGTAAAAGTATATGAGCTTGCTACCGGCAAATGGTATAACATTATAACAAACAATACAGACAAAACGGGCATTTTTGCCAGAGACTTTATACAAACAAAAAGTGACGAATACTGGATAGCAACTGAATCGGGCATATTTATTTACAATACAACAGACAGCAGTTTTGTAAACCTGAAAAAGCAATACAACAATCCTTACTCGCTTTCAGACAATGCCGTTTACACATTGTGCAAAGACAAAGAAGGCGGCATTTGGGCAGGTACATTTTTTGGTGGCATTAATTATTACCCCAGGCCATACACCTCGTTTCAAAAGTTTTTCCCGGATAACAGCTTTAATGCCCTCAGCGGAAACGCTGTACGCGAAATATGCCGGGACAGGTACGGCAATTTCTGGATTGGAACAGAAGATGCAGGTTTAAATAAGTTTGATAAGCATACACAAACCTTTACCGCGTTTAAACCGACAGGCAACAAAACGGATATTACTTATTACAACATACACGCTTTGCTGGCAAACGATCATGAACTGTGGGTAGGCACTTTTGAACATGGCCTCGACATACTGGATATTAAAAGCGGTAAAGTGGTAAAGCATTACGGTGCAGACGCAAAGGGCGGGCTGGTAAGTAATTTTATTATCTCCATCATTAAAACAACGGACAATACCATATATGTGGGCACACGGAACGGCCTGCAAAAATACAATGCTGCCACAGATATGTTTGAACGTGTGCCACAGGTGCCTCCCAATTTTATATATACTTTATGCGAAGATCACAACGGAACAGTATGGGCCGGCACCACCGATAATGGTGTATATTATTTCAATACCAAAACGAATACAAAAGGCGAACTTAAATATGACCCCAAAAACAAAAACAGTCTCTCTACCAATTTTGTAATTGATGTATACGAAGACAGCCGCGGCACCATCTGGATTGGAACAGAAGGTGGTGGCCTGTGCAGGTACAACCCGCTTACCAAAACTTTTAAAAGATACAATGCTAAAAACGGGTTTCCCTCAACTACTGCATTGCGCATACTCGAAGATGACCAGCACATGATGTGGATAACAACCACCCGTGGTCTTACAAAACTCGACCCCGCAACAGATGCAATTATTACGTATACAAAATCTAACGGTCTGTTGAATGACCAGTTTAATTACAGTTCTGGTTTCAAAGATGAAGATGGTACAATTTATTTTGGAAGTGTACGGGGCATGATAAGCTTTAACCCCAGCTCATTTGCACCAAATAATTACACGTCGCCCATATACATTACAGGGCTAGAAATAAACAATGAACCGCTTACCGTGCATGCAGGAACAGTGTTGGAAAAATCGATTGCTTATACAAAGAAAATAACGCTTGCTTACAACCAGTCTTATGTAAGCATCGGCTTTGCGGCGCTGGCATACACGTCACCGGAGATGGTTGAGTATGCCTACATCATGGAAGGGCTGGATAATGAATGGACCTATCTTAAATCTAACCGCAAAGTTTATTTTACAGACGTGCCACCCGGCAACTACACGTTTAAAGTAAAAGCCAAAACGGGCAGCGGCAACTGGAGCAGCCAGCCCGCAGTGCTGAATATTGAAATACTTCCGCCCATATGGGCAGGCACGTGGGCCTACGCGTTGTACATTACCGCTGCCTTGCTGTTGATCTTTTATATCATCCGCAGCTATAACCAGCGCCTTATTGCAAGAAACCAACGCAAGATGGAGTTGTTTCAACACGAAAAGGAAAAAGAGATTTACGAGGCAAAAATCGAATTCTTTACCAACGTGGCGCATGAGATACGCACACCGCTTACACTTATAAAGGCCCCGCTGGAAAAAGTGCTTAAGCAAACAGATGCCCGTGCAGATATTGTACCCAACCTGCGGCTGATGGAAAAAAATACCAACAGGCTGGTAGACCTTACCAGCCAGTTACTCGACTTCAGGAAAACGGAAACAAAAGGCTTTAGCCTGAATTTTGTACACACAGACATTAACGAACTGGTAAAAGAAACCTGCTCTCATTTTGCAGCCGCAGCAGAACAGAAACAGCTAAGCTGCCACATGGATTTGCCTGGCGAAAATATACATGCTTATGTTGATGAAGAAGCATTGAAAAAGATACTGAGTAACCTTATCAGCAATGCCATCAAGTTTGCAAAACACACAGCTATACTGGAGCTTGCTTATTACAACAATGAAAAAAGACGTTTTGTAATTAAAGTGAAGAGCGATGGCAATATGATACCGGCACACCTGGGCGAAAAAATATTTGAGCCGTTTTACCAGGTGCAGCAGATAGAAAACCAGAAAGGAACAGGCATCGGTCTTGCCCTGGCGCGGTCCCTGGCAGAGCTGCACAAAGGTGCACTGTATGTAGATAAGTCTGCCACAACCATTAACACATTTGTATTAATACTGCCTGTACACCAGGCCATAGAGTTTGACCTAAGATAAACATACACCATATGAAACCAGGTATTTTATTAGTAGACGACCATGAAGATATACTGCAATTTCTCAGCAGTGATCTGGAAGACAAATACAGCATTTACACCGCTGCAAATGGCAGAGAGGCCCTGAATATACTGGAGAAAGAAAGCGTTCAGCTGGTGATCAGCGATGTAATGATGCCGGTAATGGATGGGTTTGAATTGTGTAAGGCCATTAAAACAAATTTCAACATCAGCCATATACCGGTAATTCTCCTCACCGCCAAAAACACCCTGCAGTCTAAGATTGAAGGGCTTGAAACAGGTGCAGATGCATACATTGAAAAGCCATTCTCGCCGGGGCACCTGCATGCGCAGATAACAAGCCTGCTTAGCAACAGGAACAAACTAAAAGAGCATTTTGCCAACTCGCCGCTGGTGCACATCAACAGCATTGCATACACCAGGGCCGATGAAAAATTCCTGGAAGACCTGAACAATGCCATTGTAAGCAATCTTGAAAATGCCGAGCTTGATGTTGAGCAACTGGCAAAAATGATGAACATGAGCAGGCCAACTTTTTACAGGAAGATCAAAGCAGTGTCAGACCTTACACCCAACGATCTCATCAATATTACAAGATTGAAAAAAGCCGCAGCTTTACTGCTTACCGGCGGTTACAAAATATATGAAGTGGCAGACATGGTAGGCTTTAACTCGCAGACAAATTTTGCAAGAAGTTTTTTAAAGCAATTCGGCGTTACACCATCAGACTATGTAAACCTCAAAGGCAGCAGGCAGAACTAACAGATAAACCTGTTACTTTCCTGTTCTGATGGCAGCAATGATGAAGTGCCCGATTTTTTCTCCTTCATCATAACCGTTGTTAATGGCGGGCATATAATGTATGCCACCATAAAACCGGCTGATAGCCGCTTCTTTCGCCGCCTGTTTAAACGAAGTAAAACTGCGTGGCGCCAGGTCAAATTCAGTTTCAGTTGAGTCTGTATAAGCAAAGTTGTCGCCAAACATATTGGTCAATACAACGGCACACGCAGCCGATACAACGCTGTGCCCGCTTGTATATTCCGGGAAGGGCGGTGTTTGCAGCAAAGGCATCCAGGCCTCATCAATATACTGGTTGATGTATGTTTCAGGTCTTATTACACGGCTCCTGTATTTCTCATCCCAGCAACTGATAAAGGCATCAGCAAGCGTTATAGCCACGCAGGCATAGGCTTCTGCAGACTGCACAAAACTATAACCTACTTTGTTACAAGCTACCGCGGTTATGTTTATCCAGTGGCCACCCGGCGAGATCTTCTTTGTTGCATACATTACATGCCCGTTTACATTCATCTTAAAAGGATTACAATCCCAGAAACTGGCAATTGCTTTTTGTTCTTCATCCAGTTGCACACCTGCTGTATAAACCGCTCTTGCTTCTTTATAAAACGCGCTGGTACTGTCTGCCGAAAAAGGCAATGCCGGCAGGGGTTTAAACTGTTGCGCAGAATCAACCAGGAATGTGCGCATCTTTCCCCAGTGCGGCTCTATTGCTTTGATGTATGCCGGTGGCGTTGGCTTCCACGATCCGTCATCTTCCATTACAGCATATTTTGCATACGACCGCGTTTCTTTATAGTTATCCTTAGCCGCCCAGGCAAGCACAGCATCTGCAACCTGGCGGCCATACGTTAAAGCATGCTCATAAACATCTTTGCGCATATTGCTGCTGTACGTTTGCAGCAACGCGTTGTGAAAATCCTGTACCTGTTGTTCAGAAATTACCAATGCTTTTGCAACAAGCAACATGGCATGCACTGCGGCCAGTTCGTTGCTGTAAGCCAATCCTGCAGTGGGTTTGGGCAGGCTGCTCAATCCGTGTAACCGGCCGGCAAAAGATCGGTACTGGTTATTGCCGCTTATTGCCGCTTCATACCCCGCAATACTTACATATGCATATATGCGGCTGGCAACAGGCGGCGAATAAATATCGTGCACAATAACATCCGTCACTTTTTTCATGGTACGGTGTAGTGTAGCAGCACCTGGTACGGCTGCGGTATCGCTTACGTAATCTAATGCCCGGGCATTGAAGAAGGTAATAATGCAAAACAAAAATAAACATGCACGTTTCATATAGCTCTATCTGTTACACGCTGTAAACTTAGTCTAATAATGATGAGCCCGGCAGTATTACTACTATTGGGCTTCCGTTGCGTCGCACTCTTGTACGGCAGCAGCACTTTTCAACATAGCAAAGGCTTCTTTCGTTTTGTATGCTGCACCATCTGTAACAAACGCATGAACCGAAACAATGCGCCTGCGACGGTTTGGTTAAACGCAGCCCGTATAAAAAGCTTCGCAAAGATGAGCGCAGCACCGAACGTACAAGTGAGTGACACAACAGGCGATGCCACATGTACTGTTGCCGGCCACCAACACTACTTCGCCATGTCGGCCGTTGAAGAAAAAGATATTCCCGCAACCCGGTTTGCACATTTGTCTCAAAAATTATCAAAAACGTCTCAATCTTTGTGCTTAAAACCTGAAAGCCGCAATTAATACTAATTTTCCCTCATTGAAATAACGACACTTATGTTTACCGTGCTTTTGCGCCTGCTGCCATTGATTGCCCTGTTTGCCACATTACAAAGTTCTGCTCAAAATACTGCCACACTTTTCAGGTTATTACCCGGCCGGCAAACCGGCATCACTTTCAATAACAGGCTTACAGAAAGCGACAGCCTGAACATACTTAACCAGGCCAATATTTATAATGGCGGTGGTGTGGGCATAGGAGACTTTAATAACGATGGTTTACCTGATGTATATTTTGCAGGCAACATGGTAAGCAACAAACTCTACCTCAATAAAGGCAATCTCCGGTTTACTGACATTACAGCTATAGCATCCGTTGGCGGCAGCGGGCATTGGTGTACCGGCGTTGCTGTAATTGATATTAATGCAGATGGCTGGCTGGATATTTATGTATCGGCATCATTCAGAAAATCGAGCCCGCTGCTTCGTACCAACCTGTTGTACATTAACCAGGGTTTAAACCAGGAAGGCATCCCGGTATTTAAAGAATCTGCTAACGCTTACGGACTTGCGGATGAAGGTTTTAGTACGCAGGCGTATTTTTTCGATTATGACAAAGATGGCGATCTTGATATGTACCAGGTTACCAATGAACTTTATGACAGCAAAACACCCATACGCTTCAGGCCAAAAGTAAAAGACGGCAGCGCATTAAATACCGACCGGTTGTACCGTAACAATGGCGACGGCACCTTTACAAACGTTTCCAGGCAGGCGGGTATACTGATGGAGGGTTGGGGCCATGCAGCGTGCATCACAGACTTTAATATGGATGGCTGGCCGGATGTGTATGTGGCCAATGATTTTGTATCGAACGATTTATTGTACATCAACAATCATGACGGAACATTTACCAACCGCCCCGGCGAATATTTTAAACATACCGCATGGAACGCAATGGGTACAGATGCAGTGGACATTAACAACGATGGCTTTGTTGACATTATCTCGCTTGAAATGTTGCCGGAAACAAACATGCGCAAAAAACGCATGCTTAGCGGCAACGAATATTATAACTACACAAACAGTGCTAAGTATGGCTATGAACACCAGTATGTACGCAATGTATTACAACTAAACAGCGGTTACATAAAAAACAGCCACCCTGTATTCAGTGATGTTGGTTACCTGGCAGGCGTGTACCAGACAGACTGGAGCTGGTGCCCGCTGGTAGCAGATTTTGACAACGATGGCCTGCGCGACATCATTATTTCCAATGGTTTGCCAAGAGATGTGACCGACCTTGATTACATAGCATACAATAACGGGCAGGGTGGCAAAGGCGGTAATTATACATTGGCCATGACAGATTCTCTTCCCGTTGTAAAACTGGCCAACTATGCTTTTAAAAACACCAATGGGCTGCAGTTTAAAGATGTATCGAAAGACTGGGGCTTTACATTAGCACTCTTTTCAAACGGGGCCGCTTATGCTGACCTTGATAATGATGGCGATCTTGATGTACTCATCAATAATATAAATGATGAAGCAAGTGTGTATGAAAATACATTGCAAAAAAACGATCACTGGTTAAGGATTCAATTTGAAGGGCCACCGCAAAATAAAACAGGTATAGGTGCAAAAGTGGTTGTGCATAACGGCGAAAAGAAAATATACTACGAGCAATACCCAACCCGCGGTTATTTATCTACCGACGATGTAAGAGCCCATGTTGGTCTTGGCGCAAATGCTTCCGCCATAGCAATCGACATTACATGGCCCGATGGCAAAACACAGCAGCTACATAACATACCTGCCGGTCGCGAAATAACGCTTGCCTATAAAGATGCAACAAATGCTTCCGGTAGTGCCTATGGCGGGCCCTCTGCCTGGTTAAAAGATGCATCGGCACTAACCGGTATTCATTACAAACCCAAAGAGCGTGATTTTGTGGACTACAACATACAGGCCACCTTACCACATAAGCTTAGCCAATACGGACCGGGAATTGCAGTGGGAGACATTGACAAAAACGGCTTTGATGACCTGTACATTGGTGGTTCATCAGGCAATGCAGGCATATTTTTTATGCAGGATGCATCGGGGAAATTTAAAGCAGATTCCACCAGGTTTATACAGAAAGACGATCCGTTGTATGAAGATATGGGTGCCATCTTTTTCGATGCAGACAACGACAACGATCCTGACATGTACATTGTAAGCGGCAGTTATGAAATTCCGCCTAACCACACCATCAGCAGCGACCGCCTGTTTATAAACGACGGCAAAGGACGTTTTGCAAAATCAAAGAATGCGCTGCCAAAAGACTCCAGCAATGGCTCGTGCGTAAGAGCTGCAGATTTTGATGGCGACGGCGATCTTGATCTTTTTATCGGCGGACGTGTAATATCCGGCTCTTACCCCAACCCGCCACAAAGCATGCTGCTTAAAAACGACAAGGGTGTATTTACAGATGTAACCGCAACAGTTTGTCCGCAACTAAAAAATATCGGCATGATCACAGATGCGCTGTGGAGCGATTTTGACAACGATGGCAAACCTGATCTTATATTGGCCGGTGAATGGATGCCGCTTACCTTTTTCAAAAACAACGGCAAAACCTTTACCAAAGCCGCCACCGGCATTGAAAATAACATTGGCTGGTGGAACAGTTTAACAGCCGGTGATTTTGACAACGACGGCGATATAGACTACATAGCCGGCAATCTTGGTCTTAATACCAATTACAATGCTACTGCCGCACAGCCACTCACGATTTATGCAAAAGATATGGATGCCAATGGCTCAATGGATGCTATGGTATTTTGTTATATGAAAGCAGAAGATGGCAGCATGAAGCTCTTCCCTATGTCAACAAAAGATGACATGACGAGCCAGTTAATAGCCATACGCAAAAGATTCCCTACCTATAAATCTTATGGTGCTGCAACGATAGACGACCTGCTTACCAAAAATGATCTTGCAGGCGCGC harbors:
- a CDS encoding response regulator transcription factor produces the protein MKPGILLVDDHEDILQFLSSDLEDKYSIYTAANGREALNILEKESVQLVISDVMMPVMDGFELCKAIKTNFNISHIPVILLTAKNTLQSKIEGLETGADAYIEKPFSPGHLHAQITSLLSNRNKLKEHFANSPLVHINSIAYTRADEKFLEDLNNAIVSNLENAELDVEQLAKMMNMSRPTFYRKIKAVSDLTPNDLINITRLKKAAALLLTGGYKIYEVADMVGFNSQTNFARSFLKQFGVTPSDYVNLKGSRQN
- a CDS encoding ligand-binding sensor domain-containing protein, which encodes MNYKTPIVLLILLQLGVTALSQTYYFRHYQVEDGLANSTVHCCIQDKKGFIWMGTKGGLNRFDGYTFKVFRHDEDDTTSIGSNFLRSLYEDEEGVIYAGTINGLYRYNDIAENFTTIRTGGEVRDIKRDGLNNLWFIIGGRLVKYNLATGKTFDFMQGDYFDATSVCITAGKEVWVSTSNGTIEHYNPAKNNFTSVKVFPDGAANRWIEKIYYSAANKIFIGTSTHGVKVYELATGKWYNIITNNTDKTGIFARDFIQTKSDEYWIATESGIFIYNTTDSSFVNLKKQYNNPYSLSDNAVYTLCKDKEGGIWAGTFFGGINYYPRPYTSFQKFFPDNSFNALSGNAVREICRDRYGNFWIGTEDAGLNKFDKHTQTFTAFKPTGNKTDITYYNIHALLANDHELWVGTFEHGLDILDIKSGKVVKHYGADAKGGLVSNFIISIIKTTDNTIYVGTRNGLQKYNAATDMFERVPQVPPNFIYTLCEDHNGTVWAGTTDNGVYYFNTKTNTKGELKYDPKNKNSLSTNFVIDVYEDSRGTIWIGTEGGGLCRYNPLTKTFKRYNAKNGFPSTTALRILEDDQHMMWITTTRGLTKLDPATDAIITYTKSNGLLNDQFNYSSGFKDEDGTIYFGSVRGMISFNPSSFAPNNYTSPIYITGLEINNEPLTVHAGTVLEKSIAYTKKITLAYNQSYVSIGFAALAYTSPEMVEYAYIMEGLDNEWTYLKSNRKVYFTDVPPGNYTFKVKAKTGSGNWSSQPAVLNIEILPPIWAGTWAYALYITAALLLIFYIIRSYNQRLIARNQRKMELFQHEKEKEIYEAKIEFFTNVAHEIRTPLTLIKAPLEKVLKQTDARADIVPNLRLMEKNTNRLVDLTSQLLDFRKTETKGFSLNFVHTDINELVKETCSHFAAAAEQKQLSCHMDLPGENIHAYVDEEALKKILSNLISNAIKFAKHTAILELAYYNNEKRRFVIKVKSDGNMIPAHLGEKIFEPFYQVQQIENQKGTGIGLALARSLAELHKGALYVDKSATTINTFVLILPVHQAIEFDLR
- a CDS encoding VCBS repeat-containing protein; protein product: MFTVLLRLLPLIALFATLQSSAQNTATLFRLLPGRQTGITFNNRLTESDSLNILNQANIYNGGGVGIGDFNNDGLPDVYFAGNMVSNKLYLNKGNLRFTDITAIASVGGSGHWCTGVAVIDINADGWLDIYVSASFRKSSPLLRTNLLYINQGLNQEGIPVFKESANAYGLADEGFSTQAYFFDYDKDGDLDMYQVTNELYDSKTPIRFRPKVKDGSALNTDRLYRNNGDGTFTNVSRQAGILMEGWGHAACITDFNMDGWPDVYVANDFVSNDLLYINNHDGTFTNRPGEYFKHTAWNAMGTDAVDINNDGFVDIISLEMLPETNMRKKRMLSGNEYYNYTNSAKYGYEHQYVRNVLQLNSGYIKNSHPVFSDVGYLAGVYQTDWSWCPLVADFDNDGLRDIIISNGLPRDVTDLDYIAYNNGQGGKGGNYTLAMTDSLPVVKLANYAFKNTNGLQFKDVSKDWGFTLALFSNGAAYADLDNDGDLDVLINNINDEASVYENTLQKNDHWLRIQFEGPPQNKTGIGAKVVVHNGEKKIYYEQYPTRGYLSTDDVRAHVGLGANASAIAIDITWPDGKTQQLHNIPAGREITLAYKDATNASGSAYGGPSAWLKDASALTGIHYKPKERDFVDYNIQATLPHKLSQYGPGIAVGDIDKNGFDDLYIGGSSGNAGIFFMQDASGKFKADSTRFIQKDDPLYEDMGAIFFDADNDNDPDMYIVSGSYEIPPNHTISSDRLFINDGKGRFAKSKNALPKDSSNGSCVRAADFDGDGDLDLFIGGRVISGSYPNPPQSMLLKNDKGVFTDVTATVCPQLKNIGMITDALWSDFDNDGKPDLILAGEWMPLTFFKNNGKTFTKAATGIENNIGWWNSLTAGDFDNDGDIDYIAGNLGLNTNYNATAAQPLTIYAKDMDANGSMDAMVFCYMKAEDGSMKLFPMSTKDDMTSQLIAIRKRFPTYKSYGAATIDDLLTKNDLAGALMLEANYMSSAYIENKGGGHFTITTLPTEAQTAPVYGMLAEDVDHDGNLDILLTGNDYGMEPYSGRHDAFMGLCLKGDGKGNFNPLSLSASGFVVKGDGKGLAKVAGANHTNLYVASQNQDSLLTFSGTQHTAINNIAVKPQEFAATITYKDGRKRYTEFYYGSTFLSQSSRVISVDESISNIIITDFRGNKRTITF
- a CDS encoding vanadium-dependent haloperoxidase yields the protein MKRACLFLFCIITFFNARALDYVSDTAAVPGAATLHRTMKKVTDVIVHDIYSPPVASRIYAYVSIAGYEAAISGNNQYRSFAGRLHGLSSLPKPTAGLAYSNELAAVHAMLLVAKALVISEQQVQDFHNALLQTYSSNMRKDVYEHALTYGRQVADAVLAWAAKDNYKETRSYAKYAVMEDDGSWKPTPPAYIKAIEPHWGKMRTFLVDSAQQFKPLPALPFSADSTSAFYKEARAVYTAGVQLDEEQKAIASFWDCNPFKMNVNGHVMYATKKISPGGHWINITAVACNKVGYSFVQSAEAYACVAITLADAFISCWDEKYRSRVIRPETYINQYIDEAWMPLLQTPPFPEYTSGHSVVSAACAVVLTNMFGDNFAYTDSTETEFDLAPRSFTSFKQAAKEAAISRFYGGIHYMPAINNGYDEGEKIGHFIIAAIRTGK